One Candidatus Acidiferrales bacterium genomic region harbors:
- a CDS encoding adenylosuccinate synthase, translated as MAKAIAIVGAQWGDEGKGKVVDYLANSFDYSARYGGGHNAGHTVIINGQRFVLQLIPCGILRPGKKAIIGAGVVVDPAALEAELDSLKNGGVEVNGRLFLSNRAHLIFPFHRELEKSSEAARGPHRIGTTSRGIGPAYEDKMARRGLRVCDLMDAERFERKLERDIEEKDAYSRAAYDSALDTKGILEKYRDLAERIRGYVVDTSELVNRALKNGESILFEGAQGTMLDIDHGTYPYVTSSSATSGGACTGLGFAPKLMTAVIGVTKAYTTRVGGGPFPTEMPDLDAQAVRDRGNEYGAVTGRPRRCGWLDLVMLQYAVQLNGVDSLVVTKLDVFDTQKEIRVCVGYRYKGSKLTEMPAEVEILAEVTPEYKTVRGWQKRTDHIRQAEELPEAARDYLKFIADALRVEIGMISTGPERDATIVPRGTKLAGWL; from the coding sequence GTGGCGAAGGCGATCGCGATCGTTGGCGCGCAGTGGGGCGACGAAGGCAAAGGCAAGGTTGTCGATTATCTGGCCAATTCGTTCGATTACAGCGCGCGCTATGGCGGCGGACACAACGCAGGCCACACGGTCATCATCAATGGCCAGCGATTTGTTCTGCAACTGATTCCGTGCGGAATTCTGCGGCCGGGGAAAAAGGCGATCATCGGCGCGGGAGTGGTGGTCGATCCGGCGGCGCTGGAAGCGGAGCTCGACAGCCTGAAAAATGGCGGAGTGGAAGTAAATGGGCGGCTCTTCCTTAGCAATCGCGCGCATCTGATTTTTCCCTTTCATCGCGAACTCGAAAAATCCTCAGAAGCGGCGCGAGGGCCGCATCGGATTGGGACGACGTCGCGGGGCATCGGGCCGGCGTATGAGGACAAGATGGCGCGGCGGGGCTTGCGCGTCTGCGATTTGATGGATGCGGAGCGATTCGAGCGCAAGCTCGAACGGGATATCGAAGAAAAAGACGCGTACAGCAGAGCGGCGTACGATTCGGCTCTGGATACGAAAGGCATTCTCGAGAAATACCGGGACCTGGCGGAACGAATTCGCGGTTACGTGGTGGATACTTCCGAGCTGGTGAATCGCGCGCTGAAAAACGGCGAGTCGATTCTGTTCGAGGGTGCGCAGGGGACGATGCTGGACATTGACCACGGAACGTATCCGTACGTCACGTCGTCGAGCGCGACATCGGGCGGGGCATGCACAGGGCTGGGATTTGCGCCGAAGCTCATGACTGCGGTGATCGGCGTGACGAAGGCGTACACGACGCGCGTCGGCGGCGGGCCATTTCCGACGGAGATGCCGGATCTCGATGCGCAGGCAGTGCGCGACCGCGGAAATGAATATGGCGCGGTGACGGGACGGCCACGGCGATGCGGATGGCTCGATCTCGTGATGCTGCAGTACGCGGTTCAGCTCAACGGCGTGGATTCGCTTGTGGTGACGAAGCTCGATGTGTTTGACACGCAAAAAGAAATTCGGGTTTGCGTCGGATATCGTTATAAGGGATCGAAACTCACGGAAATGCCCGCGGAAGTGGAAATTCTGGCGGAAGTGACGCCGGAATACAAAACCGTTCGCGGGTGGCAGAAACGCACGGATCACATTCGGCAAGCGGAAGAGCTTCCCGAGGCGGCGCGCGACTATCTGAAATTCATCGCGGATGCGCTGAGAGTCGAGATCGGAATGATTTCGACAGGGCCGGAGCGCGATGCCACGATTGTTCCTCGCGGAACGAAGCTCGCCGGCTGGTTGTGA
- the trxA gene encoding thioredoxin produces MSQNIAAVSDASFQSEVLDASKTQPVMVDFWAEWCGPCRALSPTVDAIATERAGKLKVVKMNVDENMNTPGKFNIRGIPALLIFKGGQVVDQVVGAVPKGQIDKVIERHVAQ; encoded by the coding sequence ATGTCACAAAATATTGCAGCGGTGAGCGATGCGAGTTTCCAGTCGGAGGTCCTGGATGCAAGCAAGACGCAGCCCGTGATGGTGGATTTCTGGGCGGAATGGTGCGGCCCGTGCCGTGCGCTTTCGCCGACCGTTGACGCGATTGCCACGGAGCGCGCCGGGAAGCTGAAAGTCGTCAAGATGAACGTCGACGAGAATATGAATACGCCGGGAAAGTTCAATATTCGCGGAATCCCAGCACTCTTGATTTTCAAGGGCGGGCAGGTTGTGGATCAAGTTGTCGGCGCGGTACCCAAGGGGCAGATCGACAAGGTGATCGAACGGCACGTAGCGCAATAG